In Chaetodon trifascialis isolate fChaTrf1 chromosome 23, fChaTrf1.hap1, whole genome shotgun sequence, the following proteins share a genomic window:
- the mad2l1 gene encoding mitotic spindle assembly checkpoint protein MAD2A, whose amino-acid sequence MTSTLKGITLKGSAELVAEFFSFGINSILYQRGIYPPETFSRVTHYDMSLHLTTDPKLKNYLTNVVSQLKEWLFDCTVQKLVLVITCLETNEVLERWQFDIECDKSAKESSAPRDKSIKTIQDEIRSVIRQITATVTFLPLLETPCAFDLLVYTDKDLVVPEKWEESGPQIIDQSEEVRLRSFTTSIHKVNSMVAYKRTDSV is encoded by the exons ATGACCAGCACATTGAAAGGAATTACACTCAAAGGAAGTGCGGAGCTAGTGGCTGAGTTCTTCT CATTTGGCATCAACAGCATCCTGTACCAGCGGGGCATCTATCCTCCAGAGACATTCAGCAGAGTCACCCACTATGACATGAGCCTTCACCTGACCACTGACCCCAAACTGAAGAACTACCTGACCAACGTGGTATCCCAACTCAAAG AGTGGCTGTTTGACTGCACAGTGCAGAAGCTGGTGTTGGTGATCACATGTCTGGAAACCAACGAGGTGCTGGAGAGATGGCAGTTTGACATCGAGTGTGACAAGTCTGCCAAGGAGAGCAG TGCTCCCAGAGACAAGTCCATTAAGACAATTCAGGATGAGATCCGCTCTGTTATCAGACAGATAACAGCCACGGTAACTTTCCTGCCGCTGCTGGAGACACCAT GTGCATTTGACCTCCTCGTCTACACAGACAAAGACCTGGTGGTTCCCGAAAAGTGGGAAGAGTCTGGTCCGCAGATCatcgaccaatcagaggaggtGCGCTTACGCTCCTTCACCACTTCGATCCACAAGGTGAACAGCATGGTAGCGTACAAGAGGACTGACTCGGTTTAA